TCTatctataaaatcaaaacaaatacgTAACTAGAATTTTTAGAATTACTGTTGAAGCGAAAAACATTCTTCTAACGACTGTTGGATTTTACACTTCTTTTGTTTACTCTTGATTTCGGATtacttttttgttattattaatttttcacTTTCTGAATGTTTACATAAGTACTGTTACCTCTGCCTGGTTCCAGTTGGTTCTCTGTGAATTGAAATGAAGACAGTTCTCTTTGTACTGAACCCATCCGTGCTCACAATCAGAATGTACCAAGGCGACACCTAAACATATAACTATCATTTTATGTTCTTACAAACACCACAGACTACGTAACGGTAATAAAATATGAAGGAGGTGCTAAAGATGGATGATTTCAGGAAAGTTATCACAGAAGGGAAATATGGAAAATATACCAACAAATCTATTGAATGTTAAATTGATACACAGATATGTCTTTACTGCTTTTTATTCATATTAACTAAAACccaaaatacatacataaaattaatatatatatatacatatatatattggatcAATCAAACTTAAAACAAACACTAGGCCAACACACAAGCACAAATATAACTAAACATAAAGGAATTATATTTGTGGACAAAGATTTTTTCCGAAAAAGCAGTACACAAATTCAGGTAATTTAAATGAACAAAGGCATACATACctattatgataaaaataagGATGGTCTCTTTAATAAACATAGTTATGTCCTGGTAAATCTAATTGGGTGAGTTTACTATGGATGAGCCGCACTCCTTCTATCTCTGTAATGTCGACCTATACAGATAAGGTGGCCTCGTTATCAGAATAGTTAGTGCCAGGTAAACGTTGTCAAACTTTATGTAATTTCCCTAGTAAATTGACAAATgtgaacgatatataaacacatACTACCATAATATTGGTGCACGAATTAAATTCGAGGCAAAAATTTCACTGTACAGTGTGTAAAATATTGcctttatgtatgtatgtggtagatttattgaaatattattaattgcctgcaacatatttatatagaaTGAATCTCTGTTGTCATTCTTTGTTTCTTCGACGACAGCAATAGTTATGCCCAAAACATTTTGCCTTACAATGCCTTATGTAATGTAAAATTACTATTAACACAACactgtgaaatgaaattgcagACTACAACATGACTTAAAAGTCTGACCACATgatcatttcactgcactgtagatgtCATGTAATATACTGTTTTCGGCAGTATTGCCAAAATAATTTTCCGCTCTTATATTCTCACAATGTTGGTAATTGATGgttggtgaataaaatattaaaatctcaaatatgaatattacggcacatataactttaatcacAGTATTAGTTTAACGCCTACCTGACTTATTATTATTGTatgcattattatatattatcttaCTAAAGTTGGTGTTCTATAGTAATCGCAGTGTGACTATACTATGCTAATAGCACTGTATGTGTTGGTGGGGAAGTTAAAGATCCTCTTTGAGATATTTTTAACTTTGTGGCCGTGTTCTATCGAACCCCCACCTTAATATCGAGAAGTTCTAGATTATGTTATGTTTCATAAtctttttacataattttataaaactgAATTATGTGTCATTTTGTTtgcataatatttattttattatttgatatgaGTTTTATACAATtcttataataaatatgtcacattatggtggccattttcaattcatttaactttttgttttctgtatgtgGAGTGTGCATAAATGTTTTAACCATGTCGAGGAACGAGTCATTTTGTAATTTACAACCAGGAGGAGAGTCTAACTGTAATATCATAGGTAAACAAGCCACACCAGTACTTTACACCAGTACTTTACATGTGTGATGATAAGGCTGAAAGTTCGCTCAACGAAACTGTATGTTTACTGCATGTCTTTGAAAtgcgatttaaaaaaaatctcattggAATATGTTAACTTTAatcaattaaagttatatgcgGCATAACTGGGCGAATAATTTGACATGTGATGtcttcttcagtaatctattgaaaaccttGATGATTTGATGAATtcagctgtgaaaatcattcaaaagcACTGATAAACATGTATGGTGTTTAATAAGCATTTACAGCAACAcctaatttattaaatgtaataGTTCAGTTTTcaatgctttatgtatgtttagataaaaTCACATCTGAAGAAGTCATTCAATATTTACTAATATCGATggaaaaatgtgaaatgaaattacagACCGCTTCTTCGTTTCACCATGAGTACTCATGTCACTGCATTGTAGACGTAAATCTTATTTTTGTCAGTAAATCTTAATTTTGTCAGTACATTTTGAGCTCTTATTTAACTTCGAAAAATCAAAACCTATGCattgcattgtaagtattgtaattcacAAAATGTTTCGAATGTTTCGTGGTGAATACAATATCAAGAGCTTTAAGTTATTCGTGAATATGAAATAACGGcacataaaactttaaaaagatGGAAGAAAAGTTTTACCTGTAAGGTTGTAACGACATTCAAAAGAAATTCAACAAAACAAGTCAAAGCTAAATGTAGTTGAATGATTTATTAATGAAGTAGTTTTTACATTTTAACTGATGGTTTTATTAATCCAACTTCTAGCGACCCACAACGTTAGGTCCATTTGTGTTGAGTAGCCTGCAAGACAATAAGGCATTGTTAAGTGTTTAgtgtaattatgtatatacaagGGTTTTGTGTTATTGCCAATGTATGCATGTctaattaatatatgatatatatggaaaatgatatataataatgttatatttcacGAATGACAATTAGTCTTTTCCGTCGGTGCATTTACCAATTTACAAGTGAAATGATACTTTAGGGAAGGGATAGGCTGCTTGTGCATCTAGTATTATCTAGTGCTCTTGTAGACCCAGGAATAAATGTACCATAATAGTGAAATGGCAAAAGCAAAAATACGTGAATAAAAACGTCGATTAATCCTAACTATTTTTAAAAGATCTTGACAGACGCTAAATGAAATTGCTACACAAAggtttttgataatttaaaaatagCCATTAATTAGTTTTACGAAAAATAACACACAATTTTGGCCGCCTCTGTGGAGGGATTcgccctcgagaaaataactctcTCCAGAGATGTATCTCGACACATAGGgataatattattttcttttaccgaacaaaattaaaagaaattcaTAAATTTGTTACATCAACAAGCTATCTTTATCTCTTCCCATCAACGTTGCTATATTCGTTGGGCTGCAAAAAATAAGCAACAGCGTTGCCATAgttggttgacgttgcagatgaTGTCAACTTCCAATGACGTGCTGAGCTTccaaggggttatttccctcagGGTTTTTTCCCCGGAGTAATCTCCCTTGCCTTCCCATTCCGGTGAGATATCTAACTCATTTAATGTCATTTGATCAAATTTAATCCAATCAGagcattctaaatgaaagtgaggtatGGTAATATTCGTTATATACATTGCTGTTCCTTCATATCTTATGTCCATTGTATGCGTCCATACCAACCCAAAAGtatcaaaaataattgtttatttaagatTGGATGttgtcgtgacgtcacatcGATGTTGGTtattaatttggaaaaataatccttTAAAATCAACGAAATTGTCCGTATTTTATCAAGTGGTCTGAGAAATGaattattccgtatttgcatattacagagttatctgtccttgcgggtaggtattgattgtgacgtcacgtgtttgcgagcgtaacgtcatacttttcggagaaaacggcgtgaattgcggtcacaaaataatgacgtaacaatcgatacctacccgcaagggagctaactctgtaatatgcaaagacggaataagcaATGGTGCCACTAATAAcatattttggatttttttcataccccgatgaactTATCTAACATAAGTGTACGTACGGTTTTTCACATATGTAGTATTCTGCGCCATGTACATTTGATTTGTTTCCATGTGGATGATCTGAATGATATCCACAAGTCTCATCAGACCAGACGAGATCTCGATCGTTCTCAAACTTCAGCGATAAGCAGTTTTTACTGTTGTTACCATCCGGCTCACCCATCCCCCATCTTGTAAATGGACCGAGATTACGTCCAGTCTCTAGCCATCTCCACTGGTCTTCAAAAGTGATATCACTGCCACCAATGAAGAAGTGGTTGAAGTGgaatactgaaaaataaaacaatttggtTTGGTTACCATATTCCGGCAGACTTACCTCCCTcgtgggtaggtatccattgttgCGTCAAATATAGAATAGTTGGTTGTTGGTAGTATTATATCGTTTGCTACACATATCCTGTGGCCGATGGGACATGGATGAAAgcaacacatatacatgtagacaaaAAAGAAAGTAAAAAGATTTTATGATTAAGCAGAAGACATATTTTATAGATTGTCTAGGTC
The nucleotide sequence above comes from Argopecten irradians isolate NY chromosome 1, Ai_NY, whole genome shotgun sequence. Encoded proteins:
- the LOC138320676 gene encoding lactose-binding lectin l-2-like, yielding MKAAIILLLCGLGVVYPACEPGWTEYKEDCIWFSNTPKTWIDAEFDCRKKNSWLLSDDSEDKHDFLSNILYAFRVFHFNHFFIGGSDITFEDQWRWLETGRNLGPFTRWGMGEPDGNNSKNCLSLKFENDRDLVWSDETCGYHSDHPHGNKSNVHGAEYYICEKPLLNTNGPNVVGR